In one Sphingobium sp. MI1205 genomic region, the following are encoded:
- a CDS encoding chemotaxis protein CheB, protein MTAVMPIMASHSRPPVRTMVVDDSVVVRTVIERILNGDPAFSVVHKTSSAEQALGFLAGNDVDLVLLDIELPGQSGLSALPAFLRANPRGKVVILSGNCQEGSAAAIEALALGASDILAKPGSGSFGETFPQSLIERLSRLFGGNTATQGDAQPLQMAAAQANAPLACLGIGASTGGIHALSQLFAGMSAPLGVPILLTQHLPVSFTSYFVQQLARMTSLRVKVAEQGEILKPDTVYVAPGDANLQVRRGLCDRVMVVLSPQRTAAGNLPGVDPMFASMAEAYGPGAAGVVLTGMGRDGTVGGRDIVAAGGWIVAQNEASSVVWGMPGSVATAGLSCALLDPYAIMDFVARRGKSRGLTH, encoded by the coding sequence ATGACCGCCGTCATGCCGATCATGGCCAGCCACAGCAGACCACCGGTCCGCACGATGGTTGTCGATGATTCGGTCGTTGTGCGGACGGTCATCGAACGGATATTGAACGGCGATCCCGCCTTTTCCGTGGTTCACAAGACCAGCAGCGCCGAACAGGCGTTGGGCTTTCTCGCCGGGAATGATGTCGATCTGGTTCTGCTGGACATCGAACTGCCGGGGCAGAGCGGGCTGTCGGCTCTGCCAGCCTTCCTGCGTGCCAATCCGCGTGGGAAGGTGGTCATCCTTTCGGGCAATTGCCAGGAAGGCAGCGCGGCGGCGATCGAGGCGCTGGCGCTTGGCGCAAGCGACATTCTTGCCAAACCCGGCAGCGGCAGCTTTGGTGAGACGTTTCCCCAATCGCTGATCGAACGCCTGTCCCGCCTGTTCGGCGGCAATACCGCTACCCAGGGCGACGCGCAGCCCCTTCAGATGGCTGCGGCGCAGGCGAATGCGCCGCTCGCCTGCCTGGGTATCGGGGCATCGACCGGGGGCATCCACGCGCTCAGCCAGCTGTTTGCCGGCATGTCCGCGCCGCTCGGCGTGCCGATCCTGCTCACGCAGCATCTGCCGGTCAGCTTCACATCCTATTTCGTTCAGCAGCTTGCGCGGATGACCAGCCTGCGGGTGAAGGTCGCCGAACAGGGAGAGATTCTGAAGCCCGATACGGTCTATGTCGCGCCGGGCGACGCCAATCTTCAGGTGCGTCGCGGTCTTTGTGATCGCGTAATGGTCGTCTTGAGCCCTCAGCGTACGGCCGCGGGCAATCTGCCCGGCGTCGATCCGATGTTCGCCAGCATGGCGGAAGCCTATGGGCCAGGTGCGGCGGGAGTCGTGCTTACCGGCATGGGGCGCGACGGCACCGTGGGCGGACGCGACATCGTCGCCGCGGGCGGCTGGATCGTCGCCCAGAATGAAGCGAGCAGCGTCGTATGGGGCATGCCCGGATCGGTAGCGACGGCGGGGCTGAGCTGCGCGCTGCTGGACCCCTATGCCATCATGGATTTCGTCGCGAGACGCGGAAAGAGCAGAGGTTTGACACATTGA
- the ftsY gene encoding signal recognition particle-docking protein FtsY, whose amino-acid sequence MTEPGNSWRDRLFGGLKRTSDKLGENLTGLFSKAALDDQTLDEIEEALIVSDLGPAMAARVRDRLSEGRYNRELTEEYLREIIAEEIEKVLAPVARPLEIEAFPRPQVILVIGVNGSGKTTTIAKLANLLLEQDYGVMLAAGDTFRAAAIGQLKVWAERLGIPIVAGKEGGDAAGIVFDAVKQATETGIDVLIVDTAGRLQNKTELMDELAKIRRVLGRLNPAAPHDVVLVLDATTGQNALSQIEVFKEVAQVTGLVMTKLDGTARGGVLVAAAEKYRLPIHAIGVGEKIEDLRPFDARDMARAIAGTAYAR is encoded by the coding sequence ATGACTGAACCCGGCAACAGCTGGCGCGACCGCCTGTTCGGCGGACTGAAGCGCACATCCGACAAGCTCGGCGAGAATCTGACCGGCCTTTTCTCCAAGGCCGCGCTCGACGACCAGACATTGGACGAGATCGAGGAGGCGCTGATCGTCAGCGACCTTGGCCCCGCCATGGCCGCCCGCGTGCGCGACCGCCTGTCCGAAGGTCGCTACAATCGCGAACTGACCGAGGAATATCTGCGCGAGATCATCGCGGAGGAAATCGAGAAGGTGCTGGCCCCGGTGGCCCGGCCGCTGGAAATCGAAGCCTTTCCGCGTCCGCAGGTCATACTGGTCATCGGCGTCAACGGTTCGGGCAAGACCACCACCATCGCCAAGCTCGCCAACCTGCTGCTGGAGCAGGATTATGGCGTGATGCTGGCGGCGGGCGACACGTTCCGCGCGGCGGCGATCGGGCAGCTGAAGGTCTGGGCCGAGCGGCTGGGCATCCCCATCGTCGCGGGCAAGGAAGGCGGCGACGCGGCGGGCATCGTGTTCGACGCGGTCAAGCAGGCGACGGAAACGGGCATCGACGTGCTGATCGTCGATACGGCGGGGCGGCTTCAGAACAAGACCGAGTTGATGGACGAGCTGGCGAAGATCCGCCGCGTGCTTGGCCGGTTGAACCCGGCGGCCCCGCATGACGTTGTTCTGGTGCTGGATGCCACCACGGGACAGAATGCGTTGAGCCAGATCGAGGTTTTCAAGGAAGTCGCGCAGGTGACGGGGCTGGTCATGACCAAGCTGGACGGCACGGCGCGCGGCGGCGTTCTGGTCGCGGCGGCGGAGAAATACCGCCTGCCCATCCATGCCATCGGCGTGGGCGAGAAGATCGAGGATTTGCGGCCCTTCGACGCTCGCGACATGGCGCGGGCGATCGCGGGGACGGCCTATGCGCGCTGA
- a CDS encoding hemerythrin domain-containing protein, with protein MNIELLQSQHHALHALAEKLLLAVADDGNPQPLGTLRWQFARELMAHLALEDHIFYPSMKRRPDDPLRETAAQLQVEVAPLAQLFSQYMAQWNDDRIARDWRSFCRETRDMIEAIMRRIDKENRLLKALSTEAALKAPQIRRAG; from the coding sequence ATGAACATCGAGCTGTTGCAAAGCCAGCATCACGCGCTTCACGCGTTGGCGGAAAAGCTCCTCCTGGCCGTTGCCGATGATGGCAATCCCCAGCCGCTAGGCACCTTGCGCTGGCAGTTTGCCCGCGAACTGATGGCGCACCTCGCCCTGGAAGATCACATCTTCTACCCCTCCATGAAGCGGCGACCTGATGATCCACTGCGCGAAACAGCGGCGCAGTTGCAGGTCGAGGTGGCGCCGCTGGCCCAATTATTTTCCCAATATATGGCGCAGTGGAACGACGACCGGATCGCGCGCGACTGGCGCAGTTTCTGTCGCGAAACCCGCGACATGATCGAAGCGATCATGCGTCGCATCGACAAGGAAAACCGGCTGCTCAAGGCCCTGTCGACCGAGGCGGCGCTGAAAGCGCCCCAGATCAGGCGGGCGGGCTGA
- a CDS encoding CheR family methyltransferase, with amino-acid sequence MTLSTDSSSRGSARIFSALLEARTGQILSENRAWRMETALKPVMRSRGMADMDELAAGLLGNRDPALENEVVNALLNNESSFFRDLQIFDMIHRSILPAFHADRRDRVLRIWSAGCSTGQEAFSLALQLRNDMARWRGWRIEILATDISGAAIEQARNGIFSQMDVQRGLAVGDLIKWFEPVGDNWRASPELRRMIDFRTDNLFDAKAPSGEYDLLLCRNVLLYFTQERRQQVFHLLTRHSSERSVLLLGAGETVIGHSDDFIPHQEFRGAYARRPQGSRIAVTPLRRAV; translated from the coding sequence TTGACCCTTTCGACCGATTCATCCTCGCGCGGCTCGGCTCGTATCTTTTCCGCCCTGCTGGAGGCGCGTACGGGACAGATTCTGTCCGAAAACCGCGCCTGGCGCATGGAAACCGCGCTGAAGCCGGTCATGCGCAGTCGCGGCATGGCCGACATGGACGAACTGGCCGCCGGGCTGCTGGGCAATCGCGATCCGGCGCTTGAGAATGAAGTAGTCAATGCGCTGCTCAACAATGAAAGCAGCTTTTTCCGTGATCTCCAGATTTTCGACATGATCCACCGCAGCATCCTGCCCGCCTTTCATGCGGATCGGCGGGACCGGGTCCTGCGGATCTGGAGCGCGGGTTGTTCGACCGGCCAGGAAGCCTTTTCGCTCGCCCTTCAGTTGCGCAACGACATGGCGCGCTGGCGCGGGTGGCGCATAGAGATACTGGCGACGGATATTTCAGGCGCAGCCATAGAGCAGGCGCGCAACGGCATCTTTTCGCAGATGGACGTTCAGCGCGGCCTGGCGGTCGGCGACCTCATCAAATGGTTCGAGCCGGTGGGCGATAATTGGCGCGCCAGTCCCGAATTGCGTCGGATGATTGATTTTCGCACGGACAACCTGTTCGACGCCAAGGCGCCGTCGGGCGAATATGACCTGCTGCTCTGCCGCAATGTGCTGCTCTATTTCACGCAGGAGCGGCGGCAGCAGGTGTTCCACTTGCTCACCCGCCACAGCAGCGAACGATCGGTGCTGCTGCTGGGGGCGGGCGAGACGGTGATCGGCCATAGCGACGATTTCATCCCCCATCAGGAATTTCGCGGCGCCTATGCGCGTCGCCCCCAGGGTAGCCGGATCGCGGTCACGCCTCTTCGCCGCGCAGTCTGA
- the ffh gene encoding signal recognition particle protein produces the protein MFDSLSDRLSGVFDKLRGRGALTEDDVRAAMREVRIALLEADVALPVVRQFVEQATERAVGSDVLRSVTPGQMVVKIVSDTLTETLGSETSDLMIDVSPPAVIMMVGLQGSGKTTSTAKIAKRLKEKERKKVLMASLDVQRPAAQEQLAVLGTQADVATLPIVPGQQPVEIARRALQAAKLQGFDVVMLDTAGRLHVDQALMDEMKAVADVSDPAEILLVVDSLTGQDAVNVASSFTAQVPLTGVVLTRMDGDARGGAALSMRAVTGRPIKFAGTGEKLDAIEQFHPARVAQRILGMGDVVSLVERAAETIDAEEADKLAKKMAKGQFDMNDLRSQLNQMRRMGGLGALAGMLPGLKKAQAAMANSGANDKTLVHLDAMIGSMTPKEREKPALINAKRKIRIAKGSGRTVQEVNKLLKMHQEMETAMKKIRKMGGLKGLAKMFTGGGLDGMLGGGGAPPQGLPGLGGNMPNLPPGFQNFMKK, from the coding sequence ATGTTCGATTCGCTAAGCGATCGTCTGAGTGGGGTATTCGACAAACTGCGTGGGCGCGGTGCGCTTACGGAGGACGATGTCCGCGCCGCGATGCGCGAGGTGCGAATCGCGCTGCTTGAAGCAGACGTCGCCCTTCCCGTCGTGCGCCAGTTCGTCGAGCAGGCAACGGAGCGCGCGGTCGGCAGCGATGTGCTGCGGTCGGTCACGCCCGGCCAGATGGTCGTCAAGATCGTCAGCGACACGCTCACCGAAACGCTGGGGTCGGAAACGTCCGACCTGATGATCGACGTCTCCCCGCCCGCCGTCATCATGATGGTCGGCCTGCAGGGGTCTGGCAAGACCACCTCCACCGCCAAGATCGCCAAGCGCCTCAAGGAAAAAGAGCGCAAGAAGGTGCTGATGGCGTCGCTCGACGTCCAGCGTCCCGCCGCGCAGGAGCAGTTGGCGGTGCTGGGCACCCAGGCCGATGTGGCGACGCTGCCGATCGTGCCGGGCCAGCAGCCGGTCGAGATCGCCAGGCGCGCGTTGCAGGCCGCGAAGCTCCAGGGCTTCGACGTCGTCATGCTCGACACCGCGGGCCGCCTGCATGTCGATCAGGCGCTGATGGACGAGATGAAGGCGGTCGCCGACGTTTCCGATCCGGCTGAAATCCTGCTCGTCGTCGATTCGCTGACCGGCCAGGACGCGGTGAACGTGGCGAGCAGCTTCACCGCTCAGGTGCCGCTGACCGGCGTGGTGCTGACCCGCATGGACGGCGATGCGCGCGGCGGCGCGGCGCTGTCGATGCGCGCGGTGACTGGCCGCCCGATCAAGTTCGCGGGCACCGGCGAAAAGCTGGACGCGATCGAGCAGTTTCATCCCGCCCGCGTGGCGCAGCGCATTCTTGGCATGGGCGACGTCGTGTCGCTGGTCGAACGCGCCGCCGAGACGATCGACGCGGAGGAAGCCGACAAACTCGCCAAGAAAATGGCGAAGGGTCAGTTCGACATGAACGACCTGCGCAGCCAGCTGAACCAGATGCGCCGCATGGGCGGCCTTGGCGCGCTGGCGGGCATGTTGCCGGGCCTGAAAAAGGCGCAGGCGGCGATGGCCAACAGCGGCGCGAACGACAAGACGCTGGTGCATCTGGACGCGATGATCGGGTCGATGACGCCCAAGGAGCGCGAAAAGCCCGCGCTCATCAACGCCAAGCGCAAGATCCGCATCGCCAAGGGTTCCGGCCGCACCGTGCAGGAAGTCAACAAGCTCCTGAAAATGCATCAGGAGATGGAAACGGCGATGAAGAAGATCCGCAAGATGGGCGGCCTGAAAGGGCTGGCCAAGATGTTCACCGGCGGCGGGCTGGACGGCATGCTGGGCGGGGGCGGCGCGCCTCCGCAGGGCCTGCCGGGGCTGGGCGGCAACATGCCCAACCTGCCCCCCGGATTTCAGAATTTCATGAAGAAATAG
- a CDS encoding glutathione peroxidase codes for MTTLSDFWAVDINEAPTPLSRFAGQVVLVVNTASKCIFTSQYDGLQQLYADYGNAGFVVLGFPCNQFFKQEPGAAADIQAMCTNEYRVSFPMFQKIDVNGPQAHPLYMWLKAAAPGIMGSNAVKWNFTKFLIDRSGKPVVRYAPTMAPANIAPTIERLLKR; via the coding sequence TTGACTACTTTATCGGACTTTTGGGCGGTAGATATCAACGAAGCCCCCACGCCGCTGTCGCGCTTTGCCGGACAAGTCGTACTGGTGGTGAACACAGCCAGCAAATGCATCTTCACCTCGCAGTATGACGGCCTGCAGCAGCTTTATGCAGATTATGGAAATGCGGGTTTTGTCGTGCTGGGCTTCCCATGCAACCAGTTCTTCAAGCAGGAGCCAGGCGCCGCCGCGGATATCCAGGCCATGTGCACCAACGAATATCGGGTCAGCTTTCCGATGTTCCAGAAGATCGACGTCAATGGACCGCAAGCGCATCCCCTCTATATGTGGTTGAAGGCGGCTGCGCCCGGCATCATGGGCAGCAATGCAGTGAAATGGAACTTCACCAAGTTCCTGATCGATCGGTCGGGCAAGCCCGTCGTGCGTTACGCCCCCACAATGGCTCCTGCCAATATCGCCCCGACCATCGAGCGCCTGCTCAAACGGTAG
- the ispZ gene encoding septation protein IspZ: protein MADTKPAHGGNLSLALDFGPLLVFFLTYKGVGWIWGGGNPITAMSIGTAAFMAAIIIAVIISKVKLGRVSPMLWLSAMLILFFGGLTIYFHDQRFIQIKPTIIYSFFALMLFGGLMRGKALLKYLLQAAYDGLSDEGWRKLSRNWAIFFVGMAIANEAMRRSMSFDAWLAIKVWGVTVVSVVFAAANIPMLMRHGLALGNKLDSEEIGETTPPQG from the coding sequence ATGGCCGACACCAAGCCCGCCCATGGCGGCAATCTCAGCCTCGCGCTCGATTTCGGCCCGCTGCTGGTCTTTTTCCTGACCTACAAGGGCGTCGGCTGGATATGGGGCGGCGGCAATCCGATCACCGCCATGTCGATCGGCACCGCCGCCTTCATGGCCGCGATCATCATCGCCGTCATCATTTCCAAGGTAAAGCTGGGCCGCGTGTCGCCGATGCTGTGGCTTTCGGCGATGCTGATCCTGTTTTTCGGCGGCCTTACCATCTATTTCCACGACCAGCGGTTCATTCAGATCAAGCCGACGATCATCTACAGCTTCTTCGCGCTGATGCTGTTTGGCGGGCTGATGCGCGGCAAGGCGCTGCTCAAATATCTGTTGCAGGCGGCCTATGACGGACTGAGCGACGAAGGCTGGCGCAAGCTGTCGCGCAACTGGGCCATATTCTTCGTCGGCATGGCCATCGCCAATGAGGCTATGCGCCGGTCGATGAGCTTCGACGCGTGGCTGGCGATCAAGGTGTGGGGCGTGACGGTCGTGTCGGTCGTCTTTGCCGCCGCGAACATTCCCATGCTGATGCGGCACGGGCTTGCGCTGGGCAACAAGCTCGACAGCGAGGAAATCGGCGAAACGACCCCGCCGCAGGGCTAG
- a CDS encoding J domain-containing protein: MARSSRSNDWGFPRWRSYGASREAQQVRLCDRHGCDKPGGCPAPKSPNSPERWYFCTDHAAEYNRNWDYFQGLDKEEREQRERDERRDANGFQSSAYHGWGGPGDGSRSRDELHALKALELEDDADFEAVKKSWRRLAKENHPDVKPGDADAAVRFHTIQAAYEVLRSAEERRSWKPREAAD, encoded by the coding sequence ATGGCAAGAAGCAGCCGATCAAATGACTGGGGTTTTCCGCGCTGGCGCAGCTACGGCGCTTCGCGAGAGGCGCAGCAGGTGCGCCTGTGCGACCGGCACGGTTGCGACAAACCCGGCGGCTGCCCTGCGCCAAAATCGCCCAACAGCCCTGAGCGCTGGTATTTCTGCACCGATCATGCGGCCGAATATAACCGCAACTGGGACTATTTTCAGGGCCTGGACAAGGAAGAGCGGGAACAGCGCGAGCGGGATGAACGTCGCGATGCGAACGGGTTTCAAAGCAGCGCCTATCATGGATGGGGCGGGCCGGGCGACGGCAGTCGATCGCGCGACGAACTGCACGCGCTCAAGGCGCTGGAGCTTGAGGACGACGCCGATTTTGAAGCGGTGAAGAAAAGCTGGCGCCGTCTGGCCAAGGAAAATCACCCGGACGTCAAGCCGGGTGATGCCGATGCCGCAGTGCGTTTCCACACGATCCAGGCCGCTTACGAAGTCCTGCGCTCGGCGGAGGAACGACGCAGTTGGAAGCCGCGCGAGGCGGCCGATTGA
- a CDS encoding urate hydroxylase PuuD, with protein sequence MAKFFGNLHLVLAAGLVLSLVVIFAVPANTIPEQAILRWLHLFFGVTWIGLLYYFNFVQIPTMPKVPAELKPGVSKFIAPSALFFFRWGAALTVLTGVIIAWRSAYLVESLTLTPGFVLIGIGMWLALIMAFNVWFIIWPNQKKALGIVPAEDAAKAKAATTAMIFSRTNTLLSLPMLYCMINFNGG encoded by the coding sequence ATGGCAAAATTCTTCGGTAATCTGCATCTTGTGCTGGCCGCGGGGCTGGTGCTGTCACTGGTGGTAATTTTCGCGGTTCCCGCCAACACGATCCCGGAACAGGCGATCCTTCGCTGGCTGCACCTGTTCTTTGGCGTCACCTGGATCGGCCTGCTTTATTATTTCAACTTCGTCCAGATCCCGACGATGCCCAAAGTGCCGGCGGAACTGAAGCCGGGCGTGTCGAAATTCATCGCGCCGTCCGCTCTTTTCTTCTTTCGCTGGGGCGCGGCGTTGACGGTGCTGACCGGCGTCATCATCGCATGGCGCAGCGCTTATCTGGTGGAATCGCTGACCTTGACGCCCGGCTTCGTGCTGATCGGCATTGGCATGTGGCTGGCCCTGATCATGGCCTTCAACGTCTGGTTCATCATCTGGCCGAACCAGAAGAAGGCGCTGGGGATCGTGCCCGCCGAAGACGCGGCAAAGGCAAAGGCTGCGACCACCGCGATGATCTTTTCGCGCACCAACACGCTGCTCTCGCTGCCGATGCTGTATTGCATGATCAACTTCAACGGCGGCTGA
- the dapF gene encoding diaminopimelate epimerase produces the protein MGRFSKMHGLGNDFVVIDARDGDVAMTQARAQAIADRHAGIGCDQLILIGRSDRADVSMRIFNSDGGEVEACGNATRCVPLFVGRDVLIETKAGLLDAKGVDGGASVDMGAPRLEWDAIPLAYAMDTLAMPVSWEDLPAPAAVNVGNPHVIFFCDDLDAVDIERLGPMIETDPLFPARVNVNFAQVVGDNQIRLIVWERGAGLTRACGTGACATAVAAVRRKLVSGPTRVTLPGGDLVIDWTPGGHILMTGPATHVFDGEADWARF, from the coding sequence ATGGGCCGTTTTTCCAAAATGCACGGATTGGGCAATGACTTTGTCGTGATCGACGCGCGGGATGGCGATGTCGCGATGACGCAGGCGCGCGCGCAGGCGATTGCCGACCGCCATGCCGGGATCGGGTGCGACCAGTTGATCCTGATCGGCCGGTCGGATCGCGCCGATGTGTCGATGCGCATCTTCAACAGCGACGGCGGCGAAGTGGAAGCCTGCGGCAATGCCACGCGCTGCGTGCCCCTGTTCGTCGGGCGCGACGTGCTGATCGAGACGAAGGCGGGCCTGCTGGACGCAAAAGGCGTGGATGGCGGCGCGAGCGTCGACATGGGCGCGCCCCGGCTGGAATGGGACGCCATCCCCCTCGCCTACGCCATGGATACGCTGGCCATGCCGGTGAGCTGGGAGGATCTGCCCGCACCCGCCGCAGTCAATGTCGGCAACCCGCATGTCATCTTCTTCTGCGACGACCTGGATGCAGTGGATATCGAGCGGTTGGGGCCGATGATCGAGACCGATCCGCTTTTCCCGGCGCGGGTGAATGTGAATTTCGCGCAGGTCGTCGGTGACAATCAAATCCGCCTGATCGTGTGGGAACGCGGCGCTGGCCTGACGCGCGCCTGCGGCACAGGCGCTTGCGCGACCGCTGTGGCCGCCGTGCGGCGCAAGCTGGTGAGCGGTCCCACCCGCGTCACCCTGCCCGGCGGCGATCTGGTGATCGACTGGACGCCGGGGGGCCATATCCTGATGACCGGGCCTGCCACCCATGTCTTTGATGGCGAGGCTGACTGGGCCCGCTTTTGA
- a CDS encoding N-acetylmuramoyl-L-alanine amidase: MTDMPMIDTPSPNFDDRKLPISMLVLHYTGMPDAPSAINWLASGESKVSAHYVVTETGEIVRMVDEGKRAWHAGRSHWRGINDVNSASIGIEIVNPGHEWGYRPFPDAQIGSLVPLMHDIVQRHGITRGNIVGHSDVAPARKQDPGELFPWWQLARLRLALPRPTRNLMDPHWSDGGFMLALERFGYDITEPEAAVVAFQRRFRPELIDGIIDGECRAILLALLLPKPRGDD, from the coding sequence ATGACCGATATGCCGATGATCGACACGCCGTCGCCCAATTTCGACGACCGCAAGCTGCCCATATCCATGCTGGTGCTGCACTATACCGGCATGCCGGACGCGCCGAGCGCGATAAACTGGCTGGCCAGCGGCGAATCCAAGGTGTCTGCCCATTATGTCGTGACCGAGACGGGCGAGATCGTCCGCATGGTCGATGAAGGCAAGCGGGCCTGGCATGCGGGCCGGTCGCACTGGCGCGGCATCAACGACGTCAATTCGGCGAGCATCGGGATAGAGATCGTCAACCCCGGCCATGAATGGGGCTATCGACCCTTCCCGGACGCGCAGATCGGATCGCTTGTCCCGCTGATGCACGACATCGTGCAGCGCCACGGCATCACCCGCGGCAATATCGTGGGCCACAGCGACGTGGCGCCAGCGCGCAAGCAGGATCCGGGCGAGCTTTTCCCCTGGTGGCAACTGGCCAGGTTGCGGCTTGCCCTGCCGCGCCCGACCCGCAATCTCATGGACCCGCATTGGAGCGACGGGGGCTTCATGCTCGCGCTGGAGCGTTTCGGCTATGACATTACGGAGCCGGAGGCGGCGGTCGTCGCCTTCCAACGCCGTTTCCGCCCCGAACTGATCGACGGGATCATTGACGGGGAATGCCGCGCGATCCTGCTCGCCCTGCTGCTGCCCAAGCCGAGGGGGGATGACTAA
- the mtaB gene encoding tRNA (N(6)-L-threonylcarbamoyladenosine(37)-C(2))-methylthiotransferase MtaB, which translates to MSGPQIITLGCRLNIAESEAIREMAGDQDDLIVVNSCAVTAEAVRQTRQAIRRARRERPDARIMVTGCAAQTEPETFAAMAEVDAVIGNREKMEARHYSSSRRTAGSAAMGCGVGNETPAFAGVTDDVAGVADYGAAGVANGLEVTDKVRVSDIMAVRETAPHMASAFAEHARAFLEVQNGCDHRCTFCIIPYGRGNSRSVPAGAVIEKARELVDAGYREIVLTGVDVTSYGPDLPGAPSLGLLIERLMKAVPDLPRLRLSSLDSVEIDERLFDLLAHEPRMMPHLHLSLQAGDDMILKRMKRRHGRADAIGIVERLKAARPAISIGADIIAGFPTEDETMFENSLKLVEQCDIVHGHIFPYSPRQGTPAARMPQVDRAIIKSRAARLRAACEAQRQNWLRGLIGSSQSVLVERNATTGHAENFAPVRFAAPQSPSSIIRARITALENGVLIAQEAADD; encoded by the coding sequence ATGAGTGGCCCGCAGATCATCACCCTGGGCTGCCGCCTCAACATCGCGGAAAGCGAGGCGATCCGCGAGATGGCGGGCGATCAGGATGACCTGATCGTCGTCAACAGTTGCGCGGTCACGGCAGAGGCGGTGCGGCAGACGCGCCAGGCGATCAGGCGGGCGCGGCGCGAGCGACCCGACGCGCGAATCATGGTGACGGGTTGCGCGGCGCAGACCGAGCCGGAGACCTTCGCGGCGATGGCGGAGGTCGACGCGGTGATCGGCAACCGGGAGAAGATGGAAGCCCGTCACTATTCGTCGTCGCGGCGGACGGCGGGATCTGCCGCCATGGGGTGCGGGGTGGGGAATGAGACCCCAGCTTTCGCTGGGGTGACGGATGACGTTGCCGGGGTGGCGGATTATGGCGCGGCCGGAGTGGCGAACGGCCTTGAGGTGACGGACAAGGTCCGCGTGTCCGATATCATGGCGGTGCGCGAAACCGCGCCGCACATGGCGAGCGCCTTTGCCGAACATGCCCGCGCCTTTCTGGAGGTGCAGAATGGGTGCGACCATCGCTGCACCTTCTGCATCATCCCCTATGGCCGGGGAAACAGCCGATCCGTCCCGGCAGGCGCGGTGATCGAGAAGGCCCGCGAGCTGGTCGATGCGGGCTATCGGGAAATCGTGCTGACCGGCGTGGATGTCACGAGCTACGGTCCCGACCTGCCCGGCGCGCCGTCGCTCGGCCTGCTGATCGAGCGGCTGATGAAGGCCGTGCCGGACCTGCCGCGCCTGCGCCTTTCCTCCCTCGACAGCGTCGAGATAGACGAACGGCTGTTCGACCTGCTGGCGCACGAGCCGCGCATGATGCCGCATCTGCACCTGTCGCTACAGGCTGGCGATGACATGATCCTCAAGCGCATGAAGCGCCGCCATGGCAGGGCCGACGCCATCGGCATCGTCGAAAGGCTGAAAGCTGCGCGGCCGGCGATCAGCATCGGCGCGGACATTATCGCCGGGTTCCCGACCGAAGATGAGACGATGTTCGAAAACAGCCTGAAGCTGGTCGAGCAGTGCGACATCGTCCACGGCCATATCTTCCCCTATTCGCCGCGTCAGGGCACGCCCGCCGCGCGCATGCCGCAGGTCGATCGCGCCATCATCAAATCCCGCGCCGCCCGCCTGCGCGCAGCGTGCGAGGCGCAGCGGCAGAACTGGCTCCGGGGCCTGATCGGATCATCGCAGTCGGTGCTGGTCGAGCGTAACGCGACGACCGGCCATGCCGAAAATTTCGCCCCGGTTCGCTTCGCCGCGCCGCAATCCCCCTCCTCCATCATCCGCGCGCGCATCACGGCGCTTGAGAATGGCGTCCTGATCGCGCAAGAGGCGGCTGATGACTGA
- a CDS encoding superoxide dismutase yields the protein MAFVLPDLPYAKDAFGDILSAETFDYHHGKHHNAYVTKANELVAADPALQGKSLVELIKTSKGGLFNQVGQIWNHTFYWLSLSPEKKQPSGTLLNLINEGFGSVDGLIEKLKAEAVGHFASGWAALILKDGKLEVTSYHDADTPVAHGHTPLMILDVWEHAYYIDYRNLRPSYADRVLKEAIDWDFVAQNLDGEGVSRADQPG from the coding sequence ATGGCCTTTGTTCTGCCTGACCTTCCCTATGCCAAGGACGCCTTTGGCGACATTCTTTCCGCCGAAACCTTCGACTATCATCATGGCAAGCACCACAATGCCTATGTGACGAAGGCCAATGAACTGGTCGCCGCCGATCCCGCCTTGCAGGGCAAGTCGCTGGTCGAACTGATCAAGACCAGCAAGGGCGGGCTGTTCAACCAGGTTGGCCAGATCTGGAACCACACATTCTACTGGCTGTCGCTCTCACCCGAAAAGAAGCAGCCGAGCGGCACGCTGCTCAACCTCATCAATGAGGGCTTCGGCTCTGTCGATGGGTTGATCGAAAAGCTGAAGGCCGAGGCCGTGGGGCACTTCGCCAGCGGCTGGGCCGCGCTGATCCTGAAGGACGGCAAGCTGGAAGTGACCAGCTATCATGACGCCGATACCCCCGTCGCGCATGGCCATACGCCGCTGATGATCCTCGATGTGTGGGAACATGCCTATTATATCGACTATCGCAACCTGCGCCCCAGCTATGCCGACCGGGTGCTCAAGGAAGCGATCGACTGGGATTTCGTCGCGCAGAATCTGGACGGCGAAGGCGTGAGCCGCGCCGACCAGCCGGGCTGA